A single genomic interval of Mustelus asterias chromosome 13, sMusAst1.hap1.1, whole genome shotgun sequence harbors:
- the LOC144502683 gene encoding immunoglobulin lambda-1 light chain-like — protein MGEWLLVLGAMALCLQCTNAAYVLTQSASVSTSLGKTAKITCTVSGGSISSYHNSWYWQKADSSPVFVWRDYDSSRGSGIPERFTGSRDTSRNVMQLTISNVKIEDVADYYCGAWDYTVGGFIFGNGTKLYVGEPKAPTVTVLPPSSDQIKEKDKATLVCFLNGFNPGIVAVEWTVDGSVRGNGVVTSRVLQEADNTFSVSSYLTLSSSEWNSHELYSCVVKHEALANPLKTTIERSSCI, from the exons ATGGGCGAGTGGCTTCTTGTTCTCGGCGCTATGGCGCTTTGTTTGCAAT GTACCAACGCTGCTTATGTGCTAACTCAGTCAGCGTCCGTCTCAACTTCACTGGGGAAAACTGCCAAAATCACTTGTACCGTGTCCGGAGGCAGCATCAGCAGCTACCACAACAGCTGGTACTGGCAGAAAGCTGACAGTTCCCCTGTCTTCGTTTGGAGGGACTATGATTCTTCCAGAGGTTCGGGGATTCCTGAGCGATTCACTGGATCGAGGGACACATCGAGAAACGTTATGCAGTTAACCATCTCCAATGTAAAGATCGAGGATGTCGCTGATTATTATTGTGGGGCCTGGGATTACACTGTTGGTGGATTCATTTTCGGGAATGGAACTAAACTCTATGTGGGCG AGCCTAAGGCCCCCACTGTCACCGTCCTACCGCCTTCATCTgatcaaatcaaagaaaaggaCAAGGCCACCCTGGTGTGTTTTCTTAATGGCTTTAATCCGGGAATTGTGGCGGTTGAATGGACTGTAGATGGCAGCGTCAGAGGGAATGGTGTTGTTACCAGTCGTGTACTGCAGGAGGCGGACAACACGTTCAGTGTGAGCAGTTATCTGACTCTGTCTTCCTCAGAGTGGAACTCACACGAGCTTTACTCCTGTGTGGTTAAACACGAGGCCCTAGCAAACCCGCTTAAAACAACTATAGAGAGGTCTAGCTGTATCTGA